Genomic window (Streptomyces sp. TG1A-60):
GATCGCGTAGTCGAGTCCGTAATGCTCGATCAGGTCGATCACGGCGAACGAGTCGGCCAGCCTCTCGGGGTCGACCAGCACCAGCGCTCCGAGGGCGCCGCGGGCCATGTCCTCCCACATCTGCACGAAGCGCTGCTGGCCGGGTGTACCGAAGAGATACAGCACGACGCGGTCGCTGACGGTGAGACGGCCGAAGTCCATGGCGACCGTTGTGGTGGTCTTGTTCTGGACGCCCTTCAGGTCGTCGATCGCCTCGCCCGCCTGGGTCATCGTCTCCTCGGTGGTGAGCGGCGAGATCTCGGAGATCGACCCGATGAACGTGGTCTTGCCCACCGCGAAGTGCCCGACGACCAGGATCTTCACGGCGGTCTGCGTCTCGCCGCCCGGGACGTAGGCGCGCTCATCCAAACTTGGACTGGAGACCATGGAGCACCTCCTCGAGAATCTTCAGGTTGGCGACGGGAGCGCGCGTGACCGGCGGGCGGGTGACGAGATAGCCCGCCTCGGAGAGGGCGGCCAGCAGGATCTTGACCACCCCCACCGGCAAGTGGGTGTGCCCCGCGATCTCGGCGACGGAGAGATAGCCGCCGACACACATCCGCAGGAGGTTCTGTTCCTCGGGCGAGAGACGGGCAGGCCGCTGCTGCTGCTCGGCCACCGCCGTGACCAGCGTGATCAGGGAGAGCTGGTTCTCGCCGGGGAGACTGCGGCCACCGGTGATGACGTATGGCCGCACTAACTCGGCGGCCTCGGGCTCCTGCTTGTCGGAATCGGTCATGGCCGTACCACGCTGCTCTCCCGGGGAGGGGCCGTCATGACCTTCCCCAACTGGCCGACAAGCTGCTGCATCCGGAAGGTGATGTCCGCCATGTCGACGTCGGAGGAGGCCGACACGGCGAGGTAGGCGCCGTCACCGGCAGAGATCAGGAAGATCCAGCCGCCGTCGAACTCGACCAGTGTCTGCTGCCAACGCAGATCCGACCGGGAGCAGAAGAACGCCAGCGATCGGCTGAGCGACTGCATGCCGCTCATCGCGGCGGCGGCCTTGTCCGCGTCGTCCTTGTCCACGTCCTTCGAACGGGCTCTCAGCAGGCCGTCGGAGGAGACCAGAACCGCGTGGAGAGCTCCGGGGATCTCCAAGGCGCTGTCAAGCATCCATGAAAGATCGTTGTTCATCAGACCTCGTGCCCTTCGCTGCTTGCGTCAAGGGTGCTGCTCGGCCGCTCCGCCGCCTCGGGATGTGTGGCGCGGCCCGCGTCCGTTCCCTGCTTGAAGGCGGCCATGATCGCTGCCGTGTCCTCACTGCGACGCTTCGGGGCCGGCGAGGCGGACGGGCCCGTCGAGACCAGGGCCATCGGCCGCTTGCGCCGCCGCTTGGGCAGACCGTCCTCGGTCGTGGCCATGGGCAGCGAGGGCTCGGGATCGGTCTCGTACGAGGGGGCACCCGCCTCGACGGTCGACGACACCTCCCTCGGCGTCACCGAGTCCACCGACGCCGTGGGCTGCTTCGGCTCCGGCATGCTGGTGAGCAACTCGTCGGGCAGCAGCACGACCGCCCGCACACCTCCGTAGGGGGAGGTGGAGTCCACCGACACGGTGAAGCCGAACCGCTCGCAGAGCACACCGATCACCGCGAAGCCGAACTGCGGAGGGTTACCCAGCCCCGATACGCCCGTGGCCCGCTCGCTCGTCAGGAGTTTCTCGGCTCTGGCCTTCTCCTCCTCGTTCATACCGACACCGGCGTCGTCGACGATGATGCAGACGCCCTTGGGCACGGAACGGACGTTGATCTCGACCACGGTGTCCGGGCTGGAGTAACTGGTCGCGTTGTCGAGCAACTCCGCGAGCGCCAGCGCCACCGGTTCGACGACCCGGCTGGTGATGCCGAAGTCGACCTTCGACAGGATCTGCGCCCGCTGGAAGTGCCGGATCCTTCCCTGGGCACTGCGCACCACGTCGTACACCGAGGCCACGTCACGGTGCCGGCCGAGCCAGCCCTCGCACAGCACGGCGATGGACTGTGCACGCCGGCCGAACTGCGCGTTCATGTGGTCGATCTCCAGGAGGTCCTGGAGCATGACGGAGTCACCGTACTTCCGCTGCAGCCCGGAAATGACGCGCTGCTGCTCGGCGGCCAGACCCTGCAATGTCCGCATGGCGGACTTCAGGGCCGTCCTCGTTTCTCCCTCGGCTTCCTGCTGGGCCGCACGGACGGATTCCGAGTATTGGCTCTCCAACTCGCCGTAGTGGTTCCTGAGCTCCGCGATCTCCTGTCGTAACTTCCGCGCCGCACGTCGCTGACGAACAATCAGGACGGCGGCGACAAGGGCTACGGCAAGGAGTGCCCAGAGCGCCGGATTTTGCATGTATTGCGTCATGAGACCCTCTTCAGGCGGCCGAAAGCCAGCTACTGAATTCCCGTCAATTCACACAGACCGAAGGCCAGCCACTCGGGAGTTGCCATCCAGGCCTCCACCAGTGGCGAAAGATGCTCCTTTTGCACCCATCCGCCCGTTCGGCAAGTGCCGTGATCGTATCATCACTCCGACTGATGACGGCCCGTCAACGTACGCAACACCGACGTGAGTTGACCCGCCCCGGAACGTCCCGCACGCGGGTGTACGGATGATAGACGGGTGCATTGCGTCACCCACCCCGAACCCTGCACGTCGCCGCAGTCGAGCACCGGCGGCCGAGTCCGCCGTTCGGACCGGGCCGGGCAAGCGGACGCTCGGCTCGTGGGGCCGCGAGGGTGTGGAATACGGGAGCGCCCACGGCCGGGGCGAGTCGGACGGGCGGCTTCGTCGACGGGGACGGCAGGACCGAGGCACCATCCACGCGTCACCATCCGTGGTTCCGCCCGCCGTTGGTGGTTCGGCCTGTCGCGCGGTGAGCCCCTCGGAAGCCATGATGGGCCGTAAGCGGAATTTCAGGGGGAGATCGCTGTGGGTGGGAACGACGGCCCTGACACCGGACCCGGGTCAGGGCACTCGTTTGACTCGCCACGCCGTCGGCCAAGCCATCCCGACGTCGGCGCCGCTCCCCCGGACCCACGGGAAGCGCAGGCGGCGTGTTCGGGGAAACGGCGGTGTCGGCTGTACGCGGCCGTGTGCGGCCGGGGCACGCGTCCTCCGGCGGTCACCCCGGGTACGGGCGGCGAAGGCGGTTCGCCGGCATGCCGCCGACCGGGGCACGGCGTCACCGTGCGGAACGTGGAGGCCGGGCCGTGCGCCGGAGTTCGGCCGTCGACCCCGCACGACTCGCTCAGCTGATTTCGCCCCGAGGCCAAGACGACGAACCCGAGGCGGGTGTGCCTACGACCCGCCGCGCCACTACCACGGAGAGTGTCATGTCACCCGAAGAGCATGGTCCCCTCAACAGACGTCAGTTCCTGTCCCGGTTCGGAGCCGGGACCGTAGCACTCGTGGCGGGCTTCGACCTGGTCGCCCGGCAGTGGGTGACCGAGGCCGCAGCCGCGGAAGGTGCCTCGTTCGCCACAGCGCCGTCTCTCGACGGCACCCTCACGTTCGACGCGGAGTCCATAGCGGCGAACTCGCACGACCAGGGCAACATCGTGTTCCGGAGACCGTGCGCGGTGCTCCGGCCGGGGTCGGTCCAGGACATCCGGAAGATGGTGGGCTTCTGCGCCCACCACGACATCAAGGTCGCACCGGCCGGTACGCACCACGCGATGTTCGGTCAACCGCTCGTGAGCGGTGGCCTGATCATCGAGATGCAGTCACTGAACACGATCCACTCGATCGGCACGGACGGCGCCGACGTCGATGCCGGCGTGCTGTGGAAGGACCTGATCGAGGCCACGTACGAGCAGGGTCTCACGCCGTCGTCGATCACCAGCTACACCAAGACGACGGTCGGCGGGACGCTGTCCATGGGCGGCATCGGGATGATGTCGGCCTACCGGGTCGGCGCGCAGGTCGATCACGCCCGGAAGCTCCAGGTGGTCACGGGCGAGGGGCTGGTGAAGCAGTGCTCCGACACGCAGAACAGCGACCTGTTCGAGGCGGCACTCGCCGGACTCGGCCAGTGCGGCGTGATCACGCGAGCCACCGTCGATCTGGTACCGGCCAAGCAGCTGGCCCGGACGTTCCGGATCGGGTACTCGGACATTCCGACCTTCTTCCAGGACGTCCGCGTCCTCGCGAACCGCGGCGAGTTCGACTCGCTCGGCAGCATTCCCCAGCCGGGTACGGCACAGCCCCTGACGCTGTGGGCCACCGTCTTCCACAACCCGGGCGAGGTACCCGACACGTCCCACCTCCTCCGTGGGCTCAGCTCGGCCGCGGACACGGCGCCCTTCGAGGACTCCCCCTATCTCGACTACATCTCCTTGGTCACCACGATGTACGACGCGTTCGCGGCGAACCTGGACTGGGACGCGAAGGTCAAGCCCTGGTCGGACCTGTTCCTGCCGGACGGCGCCGTCGAGAAGTACGTCGAGTCGGTGTTCACGTCGTTGACCTCCGAGGACCTTGGCCCGACCGGTTTCGGGCTGGTCTTCCCGATGCTGCGTTCGAGCTACGGCCGACCGCTGCTGCGGCTCCCCAGCGAGGCGAGCGGCCCCTGGGTGTGGCTGGTCAGCGTGCTGACCGATTCAGCGGAGTCCGGCCCCGATCCTGAGTTCGCGTCCCGGATGACGGACCGCAACTACCGCTTCTACCAGGAGGCGGCGGCCGTCGGCGGCGTGCGCTACCCGCACGGCGCCTGCCCGTTCACGGAGGCCGACTGGCAAGCGCACTACGGCTCGATGTGGTCGCAGTTCACCGCGTGGAAGCATCGCTACGACCCGAGCGGCATCCTGACACCCGGTCCGGGCATCTTCTGACCCGTCGGGTTCAGGGCCCCGGCGAGAAGCCGGATCGCAGAACCGCTCGCGCTTGATCGCCGGCGCCGGTGTCGCCGCGGCCCTCCTCCGCCCGTGTCCGCTCCGGCCGACATCCGCCTCTCGCGGTGACGCGTTGATCCCGCGCGTCACCGCGAGCAGCGCCACAGGAGTAGCAGAAAATGTGTTCCGCAATGCGGAAGTCATTGCGGAACGGCGGCACCAGAGGCCCTATGGGATTCCCGGAGCAGCGCCGTCCTGCCTACGCAAGTGTGCGTAGGCCGTTTACGGAAACCTCAAATCAACCTCTGAACCCCTGCGCACGGGCTTCAACTGCCCCTGGGTGAGGGAACATTCTCATCACACGAGGCCCGTCGGCACGGGGGCGGCGGGCCTCGACGGGGGAGCACACGGGGGAACGGGGGAGGACGGGGGAACCGGGGGACCCCACGCCGCGGCAGTGCGACGAGGCGGCCCGCAGGGGAAGTCGCGCCGCCGCGGCGTGGGGTGTTCCGGCCCTCGGCGCGGAACGGGGCGGGCCGGCCCACCCTCCGGACGGGCCGGCCGCTGACGTCCGCGCGCTCTCGGTCGTCCGTGGCCTCAGACCTTCAACGGCCTGATCGACGTGGGCGCGTGGGCGGGCTCCGTCTTGAGGTCCTCGAACTCCACCGCGTTGCCGATGTCGTTCGTCGTGGACATCGAGATGTCGGTGACGCGCTCCAGGATCGCCTCGACGACGACCTGCACCCGGTAGTCCGCCGTGAGCTTCTTCGCCTGCGCGAAGGCGGCGCCCGGCTCGTTCGGGTCGGTCGCCTCGCAGCTCAGGCCCTCCGAAACCTTGACGTGGTCGACGCCGTAGACGCCCGGCTCGGGCGAGTTGACGTTCTCGGACTCCAGGCTGACCTGGAAGCCGATGCCGAAGGCGCGCTGGGCCTGGCGGATCAGGCCCAGGTAGGAGTTGTTGACCAGGACGTGGACGTACGGGATGCGGCGCCGGCGCTCTGGGAGAGGCCGACGGTGGAGACGTACGGGTCTCGGGGCCGAAGGTCATGTTCATCTCCTCGTAGACGCGCTGCGGCTTGGGCCCGGGGCCTGGATCGTCAACGGCGTGGACAGCGGATCGGCCTGGCCGGTCGAGGAGTTTCCCTGCCGGAACGGCCTTGTCTGCACGACGATGAGGGGGCGTCTGCGATGTGGCCGGAGGTGGGGGTGGAGCATGAGCGAGAGCATGCCGGTGCGGTGCCCGGACTGCGGGCGGGAGCATCAGTACGCGGCCCCGGCCTACCCGTGCGCCTGCGGCACTCCCGTCGCCCCGCCGCTGAACCGCCGGGCCGCCCCCGCCACCCTCACCCACCACACCTGGGACGAGGACTGGGTCACGGTCCGCTGCGGGAGCTGCGGACGGCGGGACCAGTGGCCCCACCCCGAACTGGGGTGCGCCTGCGGAACCGTGCTCCGCGTCCCCGTCGCGGGCGCCCTGCGGCCACTGGGGGATCCGAACGGAGCCGACCCGGCCGCCCGTCCCCGTACAGCCTTCCAACCCGTCACCATCCGTGCCGCCCGCGACGCGGTCACCGCCGTCGCCCTCTATCTGCGCTGGCTGGGCTACCGGGACATCCGCCGCGCCGACCAGCGGCAGCCCTCCGGGGTCGGCCTGGCCGCGCGGGGCGTCCTGGCCCAGGTGGACCCCTCGGTCCGCCCGGCCTCGCCGCGCGACGTCGAGTGTCTGTGGCTGACCGCCATGACGGAGTCCACCGACTGCGTCTACTTCTCCCTCGCCGGGTACGCGCCCGACGCCCGCGACCGCGCCGACGGCCTGGGCGTCTGCCTGTTCGTCCTGGACCTCACGGGCACCCCGCAGCCGGTGAACGGCGCGGCGACGCAGCTGGTCGCCACCGGCGCGGGGACCTGAGGGCCTGGGCCCCGGCGAGGGGCTGCCCCACGGCGGCGTACCGCTCCCGCAGCTCGGTCTTGCGCACCTTCCCCGACACCGTCATCGGGAAGGAGTCCAGGATCCGCAGGACCCGCGTGTGCCGTCACCGGAAGTCCTCCTCGCGGTACTCCGCGTCCGAGCCCCGGGCCGTGGACTCGCGCAGCTCGATGCGGCGGATCTTGCCCGACACGGTCTTCGGCAGGTCGGCGAACTCCAGGCGGCGGACCCGCTTGTAGGGCGCGAGGACGGTCCGGGAGTGCTCGAAGAGCACCTTGGCGGTGTCCGGGCCCGGCTCCCAGCCGGCGGCCGGCACGATGTACGCCTTCGGCACCGCGAGCCGCGTTTCGTCCGGCGCGGGCACCACGGCCGCCTCGGCGACCGCCTCGTGCTCCAGCAGGGCGCTCTCCAGCTCGAACGGGCTGATCTTGTAGTCGCTCGCCTTGAAGACGTCGTCGGCGCGGCCCACGTAGGTGATGTAGCCGTCCGCGTCCCGTGCACCGATGTCCCCGGTGCGGTAGTAGCCGCCGGCCATGACCTCTGCCGTTCGGTCGGGGTCGCCGTGGTAACCGGTCATGAGGCCGACGGGCCGGTTGGAGAGGTCGAGGGCGATCTCTCCCTCGTCGGCGTCGGGGGCGCCCGAGACGGGGTCGAGGAGGACGACCTTGAAGCCGGGGCCCGGCCTGCCCATCGAGCCGGTCTTCAGGCGCTGGCCGGGGCTGTTGGAGACCTGGACGGCGGTCTCGGTCTGGCCGAAGCCGTCGCGGATGGTGACGCCCCAGGCGCGGCGCACCTGCTCGATGACCTCGGGGTTGAGGGGCTCCCCGGCCGCGACGGTCTCGCGGGGCGGGGTGCGCAGCCGGGAGAGGTCCGACTGGATGAGCATGCGCCACACGGTGGGCGGGGCGCAGAAGGTGGTGACGCCCGCGCGCTCCATCGCGGCGAGCAGCCGGCTCGCGTCGAAGCGGGTGTAGTTGTGGATGAACACGGTCGCCTCCGCGTTCCACGGGGCGAAGAGGTTGGACCAGGCGTGCTTGGCCCAGCCGGGCGAGGAGATGTTGAGGTGGACGTCGCCGGGTTTCAGGCCGATCCAGTACATGGTCGCCAAGTGGCCCACGGGGTAGGACACATGGGTGTGCTCGACCAGTTTGGGCCGGGCGGTGGTACCCGAGGTGAAGTACAGCATCAGCGGGTCGGTGGCGTTGGTGGCGCCGTTCGGCTCGAAGCGGGCGGGCGCCGCGTAGGCGTCCTCGTACGGCCGCCAGCCGTCCACCGTGCCGCCGACCGTGGTACGGGTGTAACGGCCGGGTACGTCCTGGAACTTGGGGGCGTCCTCGGCCCGGACGATCACGTGCCTGACCCGGCCGCGCTCCACCCGGTCGCGCAGGTCGGCGGAGCCGAGCAGCGGGGTGGCGGGGATGAGGACGGCGCGCAGTTTCATGGCGGCGAGGGCGGTCTCCCACAGCTCCGCCTGGTTGCCGAGCATCACGAGGACGCGGTCGTCGGCGCGGACGCCGCGGTCCCGCAGCCAGTTCGCGGCCCGGGAGGAGCGCTCGGACAGCTCGGCGAAGGAGAGCCGGGTCTCGGTGCCGTCCTCTTCCACGATGTGCAGGGCGGTGCGGTCGTTCCCGCGTGCGATCACATCGAACCAGTCGAACGCCCAGTTGAAGTACTCCGGGCGCGGCCAGGTGAAGCCCTTGCAGGCCGTGGCGTAGTCCTCGCGGTGGGCCAGCAGGAAGTCCCGGGCAGCCCGGAACTCGTCCGTGGCGCTCGTCCTCGCCGACATGTGTCCTCCTCATTGCCGGACGGTCGCCTGACATCGTGTAATGCGTGATACACGTCTCACTACCCCCGAACGGGGGTGTGCGCCGCGCGGAAGGGGCGAGTTCGTGGCACTGGATCCCTCGGATTCCGTCGGGACGGCCTGGTCCGGCCGGGCGGACATGCGCGGCACGCTGAACCGGCTCCGGCGGGCCACCGGGCTGCCGCTCGCCTTCGCCGGGCTGGTCGAGCCCGGCCCCGGGCAACTGCGCATCAGCGAACTCCAGGGCAACCGGACCACCGCACTCAGCGGCCTGGCGGTGCGCCCGGGGAACGGTCTCGGCGGCAAGACGGTGGCGCTGGCCCGTCCGTGCCAAGTGACCGACTACTCCGTCTCCCGCCAGATCAGCCACGAGTACGACGCCGCGGTCGATGCCGAGGGCATCCGCTCCGTCCTGGCCGTCCCCGTCGTCGTACGGCGG
Coding sequences:
- a CDS encoding ATP/GTP-binding protein, encoding MVSSPSLDERAYVPGGETQTAVKILVVGHFAVGKTTFIGSISEISPLTTEETMTQAGEAIDDLKGVQNKTTTTVAMDFGRLTVSDRVVLYLFGTPGQQRFVQMWEDMARGALGALVLVDPERLADSFAVIDLIEHYGLDYAIAVNHFDGTSIRDARALREALDLLDDTPVVTCDARDERSSAEALITLVRYLMDRAR
- a CDS encoding ATP-binding protein — encoded protein: MTQYMQNPALWALLAVALVAAVLIVRQRRAARKLRQEIAELRNHYGELESQYSESVRAAQQEAEGETRTALKSAMRTLQGLAAEQQRVISGLQRKYGDSVMLQDLLEIDHMNAQFGRRAQSIAVLCEGWLGRHRDVASVYDVVRSAQGRIRHFQRAQILSKVDFGITSRVVEPVALALAELLDNATSYSSPDTVVEINVRSVPKGVCIIVDDAGVGMNEEEKARAEKLLTSERATGVSGLGNPPQFGFAVIGVLCERFGFTVSVDSTSPYGGVRAVVLLPDELLTSMPEPKQPTASVDSVTPREVSSTVEAGAPSYETDPEPSLPMATTEDGLPKRRRKRPMALVSTGPSASPAPKRRSEDTAAIMAAFKQGTDAGRATHPEAAERPSSTLDASSEGHEV
- a CDS encoding DUF742 domain-containing protein; this translates as MTDSDKQEPEAAELVRPYVITGGRSLPGENQLSLITLVTAVAEQQQRPARLSPEEQNLLRMCVGGYLSVAEIAGHTHLPVGVVKILLAALSEAGYLVTRPPVTRAPVANLKILEEVLHGLQSKFG
- a CDS encoding FAD-binding protein codes for the protein MSPEEHGPLNRRQFLSRFGAGTVALVAGFDLVARQWVTEAAAAEGASFATAPSLDGTLTFDAESIAANSHDQGNIVFRRPCAVLRPGSVQDIRKMVGFCAHHDIKVAPAGTHHAMFGQPLVSGGLIIEMQSLNTIHSIGTDGADVDAGVLWKDLIEATYEQGLTPSSITSYTKTTVGGTLSMGGIGMMSAYRVGAQVDHARKLQVVTGEGLVKQCSDTQNSDLFEAALAGLGQCGVITRATVDLVPAKQLARTFRIGYSDIPTFFQDVRVLANRGEFDSLGSIPQPGTAQPLTLWATVFHNPGEVPDTSHLLRGLSSAADTAPFEDSPYLDYISLVTTMYDAFAANLDWDAKVKPWSDLFLPDGAVEKYVESVFTSLTSEDLGPTGFGLVFPMLRSSYGRPLLRLPSEASGPWVWLVSVLTDSAESGPDPEFASRMTDRNYRFYQEAAAVGGVRYPHGACPFTEADWQAHYGSMWSQFTAWKHRYDPSGILTPGPGIF
- a CDS encoding AMP-binding protein — its product is MSARTSATDEFRAARDFLLAHREDYATACKGFTWPRPEYFNWAFDWFDVIARGNDRTALHIVEEDGTETRLSFAELSERSSRAANWLRDRGVRADDRVLVMLGNQAELWETALAAMKLRAVLIPATPLLGSADLRDRVERGRVRHVIVRAEDAPKFQDVPGRYTRTTVGGTVDGWRPYEDAYAAPARFEPNGATNATDPLMLYFTSGTTARPKLVEHTHVSYPVGHLATMYWIGLKPGDVHLNISSPGWAKHAWSNLFAPWNAEATVFIHNYTRFDASRLLAAMERAGVTTFCAPPTVWRMLIQSDLSRLRTPPRETVAAGEPLNPEVIEQVRRAWGVTIRDGFGQTETAVQVSNSPGQRLKTGSMGRPGPGFKVVLLDPVSGAPDADEGEIALDLSNRPVGLMTGYHGDPDRTAEVMAGGYYRTGDIGARDADGYITYVGRADDVFKASDYKISPFELESALLEHEAVAEAAVVPAPDETRLAVPKAYIVPAAGWEPGPDTAKVLFEHSRTVLAPYKRVRRLEFADLPKTVSGKIRRIELRESTARGSDAEYREEDFR
- a CDS encoding roadblock/LC7 domain-containing protein, which encodes MNNDLSWMLDSALEIPGALHAVLVSSDGLLRARSKDVDKDDADKAAAAMSGMQSLSRSLAFFCSRSDLRWQQTLVEFDGGWIFLISAGDGAYLAVSASSDVDMADITFRMQQLVGQLGKVMTAPPRESSVVRP